One segment of Acidimicrobiales bacterium DNA contains the following:
- a CDS encoding response regulator transcription factor, whose amino-acid sequence MTATTTDRKSRVLVVDDEENITFLLDSALRHFGFEVKVTGNGRDALREVERFNPDVMLLDVMLPDLDGFEIVRRLRTDGQKVPVLFLTARDAVDDKVRGLTLGGDDYVTKPFSLEEVVARLQVILRRQGVGTSSSRLGLADLEMDDDAHVVRRAGQVIDLSPTEYNLLRFLLLNAGRVLSRNQILDHVWQYDFGGHATVVETYVSYLRKKIDTLGPPLIHTVRGVGYTARVS is encoded by the coding sequence ATGACCGCCACCACCACCGACCGCAAGAGCCGGGTCCTCGTCGTCGACGACGAGGAGAACATCACGTTCCTGCTCGATTCCGCCCTGCGCCACTTCGGCTTCGAGGTCAAGGTGACCGGCAACGGGCGCGACGCCCTGCGCGAGGTCGAGCGCTTCAACCCCGACGTGATGCTGCTCGACGTGATGCTGCCCGACCTCGACGGGTTCGAGATCGTGCGGCGGCTGCGCACCGACGGCCAGAAGGTGCCGGTGCTCTTCCTCACCGCCCGCGACGCCGTCGACGACAAGGTGCGCGGCCTCACCCTCGGCGGCGACGACTACGTGACCAAGCCGTTCAGCCTGGAGGAGGTGGTCGCCCGCCTCCAGGTGATCCTGCGCCGCCAGGGCGTCGGCACGAGCTCCTCGCGCCTGGGCCTCGCCGATCTCGAGATGGACGACGACGCCCACGTCGTGCGGCGGGCCGGTCAGGTCATCGACCTGTCGCCCACGGAGTACAACCTCCTGCGCTTCCTGCTGCTCAACGCCGGCCGGGTGCTGTCGCGGAACCAGATCCTCGACCATGTCTGGCAGTACGACTTCGGCGGTCATGCCACGGTCGTCGAGACCTACGTCAGCTACCTGCGCAAGAAGATCGACACGCTGGGGCCGCCCCTCATCCACACCGTGCGCGGCGTCGGCTACACCGCCCGGGTCTCCTGA